The window GTTGAGTCAACACCATGCTCATATAAGATATGGTTCATATCTGAATGAAGGTCAGTGCAAGGGACATcatgaaagaaaaatctgttacGGTTTTTagtaatagaattttgttacgaTTTTTTGTTATAGAATTCTGTTATAGTTTTTCTAGATCTGGGTTTAGacactatttatagggatcattgtaaacttaTTGTATCATGAGAATCATTGAATCATTGAATGTGTGATTATCTTGTATAGAGAGAATTCTATTAAAGCTTCGGCTGTTTTTGTGGAGCAGGCATGTCGTCGAACCatggtaactcttcttctttctcttcttattcttcctcgtgtttgctttttcttgtgtgtctttgtcttgttgctctgcgcgatctttttctctcttcctctttttccgcgtcagaggttgagaggtgttgcctcCCTCTTgcgcaacaattggtattagagctacagatttcttcaacatgttagGGACGtcttctgcgaagtttgatatgtTGGCATTTGACGGAACCGGGAACAtcggattatggcagagaaggatcaaggacttgttggtgcaacaaggcatggtgaagacGCTAGGAGAAAAGAAATCGGAAAGTATAGAGAGATCGAATTGAAAAGAACTTCAGGCAAAGGCAGTGACAACTGTCAGACTTTATCTTACTGATGATGTGATGTACTATGTCATGGATGAGGAGTCACTAGTGACAGTTTGGCAAAAGCTAGAAAGTTGatacatgtcaaagtcattgacaaaTAAATTGTATCTTAAGCAGAAATTATTCAGGCTGAAGATGACAGAGGGAATCGATATGAGCTAGCACATCAACGTATTTAACCAAATTGTGAGCGATTTGAAGTGAGTTGATGTGAAGATCAAAGATGAAGATAAGGCGTTGATGTtgctgaattctctaccttcatctcctacgtacaagaatttggttactactttgatgtggagTAAAGAAACTcttaaattggaggagatcaaaGGTGCATTGCTATTTTTcatcaaaggaagaaaacaagcaatGAAGTTTCTCAAGGAGGACTTGTGGtgaatagcaaccaagagcgtggtaggagcaaaaCTTGGTATGGATTGGGCAGCGATAACAAGGCTTGTTCTacatcaagaagaaagaaggtgaTCACTTGTTATAAGTGTGGAGGCAAAAGTCATATAAAGAGATATTGTTCAGACAAAGAAacatgttgcagagaacaaaggtagttcGGCAAAGTGTGCAAACATGGTTGAAGAAgacggtgatggagatatgctatcatcGAGTTCAGAGCAACTGATGGATGCATGGATCTTAGACtttgcatgttcatatcacatgattCCAAATAAGGATTGGTTTAACATCTGGTAGTGGATTCTGGTTtagtgttgatgggaaacgatgcgTCATGCAGAGTTATCGGCATAGGGAACGttagaatcaagatgtttgatggtgtgatcaaaaCCTATGTGATATCAGATAGAGACCAGAGCTAAGAAGAACTTGATTTCATTAGACACACTAGATGACATTGGTTGTGGTTACAAATCAGCAAGCGGGTGATAAAAGTTAGAAAAGGAGCTCGGTAATGAAATGACAAAAGTTAGCACGGAACATCtataagttgatagggactacattTGTAGGTGGAGTCATCTCGatggagtctgaatcagacagTACTGTCTTGTGCATATGCGGCTCATATGGGTGAAcatgggatgctagaacttcataAGAGAGATTTATTAAAGTGTGTCAAGTCGTGCAAGGTTGAATTCTACAAAATCTgtattcttggaaaacagagcaaagtgcaattcaagacgGTGTACATATGGATCTATGAGGACTAGCCAGTGTAGAATCACGTGGAagacacttgtattttgtgagttttattaATGATTACTCACGAAAGgtctaggtatattttatgcGTTACAAGTaagaaacttttgcaaagtttaataTGTGGAAAACTGAAGTGGAGAAGCAGActagaaggaagatcaaatgccttaggtcgGACAATGAGTACACGGATTtaaagtttcaggaattttgtgagcaacatgggataatgaggcacttatcggttcgcaggacaccttagcagaatggtgtggcagaaaggtTGAACATATCAATGAGAATGCAAGATGTCTCAGGTTAAATGCAGGGCTACCAAAGAATTTATAGGCGGAAGCGGTAAACGTGACATGCTATCTCATTAATAAATCACCAAGGACAGTACTGGAAGATAAAGTAGCAGAGGAATTATGAACAGGGAATtcagtagattactctcatcttcgaatttttggatgtctagtttgtatgcatatatctagtgaggaaataTCAAAGTTGGATGCGAAGTTAAAACAGTGCATTTTTCTAGGGTATTAAAAAGAAGTTAAAGACTTCAAGCTTTgagatcctaaggcaaacaaggtagCGATCAgtagagatgtggtgtttgatgAGAAGGTTATGCTGCAACATActcagaaagaagaaaaggaaacaCCACATAGCAACATGGAGAAAGATGTTATGCAGGTGGAGTTAGAGACTCATGACTCCGATGATTCTAGCTTAGAGCAcatggagcatcgcactatagctgGTGGTGGCAGAACAAGACGAGTTGTAAATCCGCCCACCAGATACAGATTTGAAGACTCGGTATCTTATGTGCTTATCACAAGTAGCGGAGATCCTATATCTTTTTATGAGGTGGTACACAGCTCTGAGAAAGATAAGTGGATGAGTGCTATGGCGGAGGAGATGGAGTCATCGGATAAaaaccaaacgtgggatctagtggaacttcctgaaggaaAGCGAGTTATAAGGTGTAAGTAggtattcaagaagaaagaagcaatgtcagagggagaagaagtgaaatTCAAGGCTCGGTTACTAGTAAAGGAGTATTCACGGAGAAAGGGAATTGACTATGGAGAAATTTTTTCTCCCAtagtaagacatacgtcaattagagtgGTGTTGGCTTTGGTGACACATCACGATTTACAGtaggagcaaatggatgtgaagacgatATTTTTCATGGTAATTTGGACGAGAAAATTTTTATATCACAATTTTAGTTAGCCTGGACAAGAGCGGTTCGTTTGCTTCGTTTGCAAGGTGAAGAAATCACTtggattgaaacaatctcctaggcaatgatATAAACGTTtaattcatacatgattcaaaacggatataggagatgtgagtatgattGCTGCATATATATAAAGAGTCTTGAAGATGAATTACtagttttcttactactatacgtggatgacatgctcattgttacaaagaagatgaaagagcatcgacaaattgaagaggctactgagcaaggaatttaACATGAAAGATTTGGAAGAGGTCAAGAAGATTCTTAGGGTGAAGATTCACAGGATAGAGCTGTAGGGAGATTTTgattgtctcaacgtagctatgtggagaaggtgctgGATAGGTTAAATATAAAGAATGCAAAGTCAATGAACACACCTTTGGCGCATCACTttaagttatccagtacacagtaCCCAAAGACGAATGAGAAGATTCAAGAGATGTCAAAGATTCCTTATACCAGTGCAGTTGACAagaccagatttggcgcaagcaTTTAGCATGttgagcaagtttctctcaaatcctggtcgaccacattaGGATAGTGgatttcagatacttgagaaatacaactgattatgatATAATGTCCAGTAGACAATCGGAAGATCGTTTagttgctgggtacgtagatACAGACTATGTAGGAGATTTAGATGGCAGATCTATTACATGATACGTGTTCACTGTGGCAGGTGGAAGTTTATGATTCAAACTATTGTTGCATTGTCCACTACAGAATCGGAGAACATGATAGCAACTGAAGCAACGAATGAAGTTTTATGGCTTACAAGGTTGGTTAGCGAACTTGACATTCAGCAAGgtagagtcaagttgttatgtgaTAGTCAAAGTGTTATCTATTTAGTGAAGAATtaggtgtatcatgcgagaaccagacacattgatgtgaggtttcacaagatcataGAGCTGATTGCTTTAGGAGAAATTTAACTTGAGAAAGTTTACACTATGATGCGTGTAGTTtatatatgcatttatgcatACTTTATCACACATTTACGATTTTATCTTAAGTTAGTTCTATGCATTTGCACTTCCTTTCATCATTATTTCAGCATtattactcttttggttcgaagATATGCTTTCATGTAATTTGTTATGATAGGAACACTTTTGGGGCGAAATCGAAGCGAAAACGCGCTAAGGAGTAGATTGTGGCGAAAGGAGTAGAGTAGTGTTGTGCCTCTTGTCACAACCGTGCTACTTCACCCAAGAGCAATAAGAACATGGTCGTGCCTAGGGGCACGACCATGTGGGACATTCATCAGCTAATCCCACTCatgctgtgtggattcacacggtcgtgtggcgaTTCCAGAGCTCAACTTGACTATGGTCATGctaattggcacggtcgtgccttacTTCCAGAGATCAACTTCACtggacctcacacggccgtgtgccaacTTCCATTGGCCAACAAGCTCTAGCTGTGCCCAAGAGGCATGGTCATCGCACGGCTCGTGGTAGGGGCGGTGCTAGCCTATAAATGGGGGATTCTCCCCCATTTCAAGAGAGGAAGTTTTCCCCTCTTGGGGAAGACGATCCAAAGCTCAGATATGGTGTATCGGAGGTTTCGAATCGACGATCCAAGGTCAAAATCTAGCTCTCTATATCTCTATTGGCAAGGATTGTTCTGAAGATCACTCATCGACATTCGCTaagtctcttcttctcttcttttctttatttgaatGTTGAGGCTTGGTTTCTTTGTATTCGGATTCAATTCCCTTcttgttatggagtagatttcctGTTCTAGGGATTAGGGATTATGTGTGATGAGGATTTGATGCAAAACTCTTGGATTACGCCAACGTCCTGCTGAGAGGATGTTTTTATTCTTATTCTTGTTAAATCTAATGTGCATGTGTGGATTTGTGCTTATTTTTTATGTTAGATTTAatggatgtgtgtggattgtTCACTTAGTTTGGATTGATTTCTAGATTGTATGACTGGGAGGTCCTAGTGACGAGGATTTCCTCTTAACTGGACATCTAGTGATAGATCTAGATGAAGAGGGCAATTCTCCCACAAGGGAGATTTAACTGTGCTTAATAGGTTTTCCCTAATCCCGTGCTCATAGGTGATTTGTGTGATTTAGGAATGTATGATCGGGGGTCCTAGTGACAGGGATTCCCTCTTAACTGGACTTCTTAGATTACTATTTCCATTTATAAGCATAGGATGACAATAGGGACAACACTCTGACTCCTAGCCGCGGATTAGAGTTGGTACATTGGTTAGACTTCCTACATGTATGAGAATTGATGATGGGGAATGGGCGAAGCTAAGCGCATTAAGAATTGATGATAGTCCCATTACATTGAAACCGAAACGCCTAGAACATTTCGCTTATCAAGACTTTCTTTACTCTTTATCTTCAGTTTACTTTACTTGTTTCTACATTTCACTTTTATGCAAGATACTTCTTTAAGAATtcgttagtttagctaatttgaGGTGTGAGTCTTTGAGTATTTCCAATCCCGGATCTATATTTTTATTAATGACGACGTAGCCGTGCACTTGCGGTTTCGTAAcacactgcagacaatgctgcagaCATGTTGACAAAGCAAGTGACCACAAAGAAGTTCAAGCATTACTTGAACTTGATCTCTTTAGAGATtactagaggaaggaagcccagactCAGAGATCTAGGTGGAGTTTTGCCCAGATACTCGTGTTCTTGGAAGGTGTCAAGGTGGAGATTATTGACAGGTGACTCATATCTGAATGAAcattatgaaagaaaaatctgttaagttttttttgtaacagaatttgttatggtTTTTCATAACATAATTTTGTTACGGTTTTTCCGAGTATGGGTTTTGacactatttatagggatcattgtaaacctattgtgTCATGAGAATCATTGAATGTGATTCTTTTGTGTAGACAGAATACTTATAAAGTTTTGACTGTTTTTGTGGAGTAGGTACGCCGCCGAACCAtggtaattcttcttcttctttctcgtgtttgctctttcttgtgcgtctttgtcttgttgttccgcgcgatctctttctctcttcctcttcttccgcattagaggttgagaggtgttgccccccTCTTGCGCAACAGACACACATAAACATGGTATTTTATGCTGGTATCACTTCCAAATTTTTTTGAAAACCTTCCTATTCCAGCTGCAACGTCTGAAAAAAAAACTACCTCTTGCTTTCATGTGTCATCCTTGCTTAATGCTTCTGCATTGTGCCATTTTATGAAGAAGCCCTAGTTTTATATTCGTTAATTTGTGTTTTCGGTTAAACATTATTTGTGCAGGATTGGTTGCAGAATTCCCAATGCAATACTAGCAATATCCTCAGGTGTTAATCTACTGTTCCTTACCTACTATACAATTTGTTGTGACATCTGTTATAAAATAGGAATGCAGATTTAGGTAATATTGGTGAATCATTGGCTACATTTGAGGATTTCACTGTTACAACTACAAACATGGGTGACCGAGAGATAAAGGTTAAGTTCATGTTCTTTTATTTCCTACGTGCACGTTTTTTTTGGTGAAATTGCTTTCTTTTATGGATTTATATTGTTTCCAAATTATTTGAGTGCCATATTTAACTGTTAATATGCCTATCATGGCTGAGCTAATTGTTGGAGCGTACAAACTCAGAATAATATGATGTGACTTTGGAAGCAGATCAGAGTTGATGCATCTGGTGCTAGAACTCAGGCGAATTTTGATAATGCCTTCTCAAAGTTAGTTGCTGCTGCACAACCAATTCCTGGTTTTCGGAGAGTGAAAGGAGGTTAATATTCCATTACAAACTTTTTAATCATTCATTTTATATCAATATTTGAGTGATTCTCTAATCTTGAATCACTTTTTATCAATAGAAATCATTTTCTGCACTTATTAATTCTGCACTGGTGCATGTTTCTCTTTTTTCCTCTTCATTGTACTCTAGttaatgaattttatttatttattaaattggcGATCATAACATAGTTATTACAAAAATCTTTCTCTTTGGCCGTTTTGCCTCTACTGGCAAGTTTAATATGCATTTACCCACCTTGTTGATCATTGAATCTATGAGGATTGTTGGGTCATAATGACTGTGGCAGTCTTACCTTGGATATTTTTACTTGTTTAGTATAGTCAGAATAACCTCCAACCTTCATGGACTTCACATATTACTCTCTTCTTTCATTAACACCACATCTATATTATATCACATTTAGATGCATCTATCTCTTCATTGCAATAATCCCTTTTTAAGTATTGTGACTAGAAGTTCATTTAACTATTGGATAATAATATATTCAATACAAAATGCCTAGTCATACTTTTTCCTTTCTTACCTACTGATTCAAGAATGAAAATGCGAGATAGAataaaaacttcttttccttttaatcTTAGTACACACATCCTTttgtcttatgctttatttcAATTGCTTTTTGCCTAATGATCAAGTTTTCTTGAACAACATCACTGACTTGTATTCCTTTTGGTTCTCATTGTTCATTGCTCCTGGGGAAAATGCTTCAAACTATTAGGGAAGACTCCTGATGTAAGTTAGTTATAACTTTTTATCTTTTTCGTTGATGCAAGATTCTATTGGAGTAATCTGAGATGAAAAAATTAATGGCTTCTCTTCTGTATATAGGATGTCTTTTGCATTTTTGGTATGGTTTTCACGTCATTCCCTGGTGGCTTTGGTTTTCACATTTCAATTAGATTGGTTTGCAATTCTTCAAATGTGAAAACCTATCATTTACTCATTCACGAGTAAAATCAAAGTAAACATATTCATATAGTGGTAAACAATCCTGCTTGTGCAAAAAATGCAATTATATGCCTGAAATTTGACTGTTGATTAAGAAAATTCCCAAGCAATTTCGCCTTCGCTATCAATGGCTTATGATGCCAACTCATTTTATGTTCTTAGTGGGCTTCTAAATTAGCCACTCCTGGTAAATTCAACATTGCCATAGTGTTCAGTGTTATAGATGTCAAGAATTTAAGTTTTCTGGTCAtagaataaaatgaaataaatcaaATGACAGATATTCCCCCGTGGTATTTCAAACTTGGAACGAAGAAAATCTGTATTGATCATACTCTGAAACAGTAGTCTCATACAACAAATATTTGTTTTTGGTCTGCATTGGGATCAATCCCTTGACATGGGGAAGATAACAAGGATTTGATGTGCTGCTACAGTTGATCTTTTAAAGTTCATCTGAAAagcctatttgaaatatttaaactGATGAATGTTTTCTTAGAGAAAACTTCTCAAATTCTTAAGATACTGCTACTTCTCTCATACCATTGTGTATTTTCTGATGATATATGTTTCAATTTAACTTCTATTGTTTCATTGTAGATACCAAAAGATGTTCTCTTGCACATCATCGGCCCTTCAAAAGTTTACAAACAGTCTATCAAGAAATTGATCAACACAACTGTTGCTGAATTTGTTGAAAAGGTATACTCTCAGCTTGATATTTACTTATTTCCTGGGAGACAGATGACCATTTTTGTGTGCAGATAGGGTT is drawn from Zingiber officinale cultivar Zhangliang chromosome 1B, Zo_v1.1, whole genome shotgun sequence and contains these coding sequences:
- the LOC121991531 gene encoding uncharacterized protein LOC121991531 isoform X1; the encoded protein is MESAVQTLFIGHNPQAILQKQRKFFCSRLLTSPRTRICASVSLKRVSSENFRRENSIKASAVFVEQACRRTMDWLQNSQCNTSNILRNADLGNIGESLATFEDFTVTTTNMGDREIKIRVDASGARTQANFDNAFSKLVAAAQPIPGFRRVKGGKTPDIPKDVLLHIIGPSKVYKQSIKKLINTTVAEFVEKKSLKVTKDLRVEQSFEELESKFQPGDDFGFDATLQFQVAIECHHQVTAISTISNLKLYDAGTAD
- the LOC121991531 gene encoding uncharacterized protein LOC121991531 isoform X2, whose protein sequence is MESAVQTLFIGHNPQAILQKQRKFFCSRLLTSPRTRICASVSLKRVSSENFRRENSIKASAVFVEQACRRTMDWLQNSQCNTSNILRNADLGNIGESLATFEDFTVTTTNMGDREIKIRVDASGARTQANFDNAFSKLVAAAQPIPGFRRVKGGKTPDIPKDVLLHIIGPSKVYKQSIKKLINTTVAEFVEKKSLKVTKDLRVEQSFEELESKFQPGDDFGFDATLQFQGLRTESISASLQIYQEPRKTILWM
- the LOC121991531 gene encoding trigger factor-like isoform X3 encodes the protein MESAVQTLFIGHNPQAILQKQRKFFCSRLLTSPRTRICASVSLKRVSSENFRRIGCRIPNAILAISSDLGNIGESLATFEDFTVTTTNMGDREIKIRVDASGARTQANFDNAFSKLVAAAQPIPGFRRVKGGKTPDIPKDVLLHIIGPSKVYKQSIKKLINTTVAEFVEKKSLKVTKDLRVEQSFEELESKFQPGDDFGFDATLQFQVAIECHHQVTAISTISNLKLYDAGTAD